The Streptomyces achromogenes DNA segment TGGCCACTGAAAAGACTACGAGGAGTACGCGTGCCGCTCGACGCCGCTACGAAGAAGCAGCTCATCAGCGAGTTCGGTCAGAAGGAGGGCGACACCGGCTCTCCCGAGGTCCAGGTCGCCATGCTGTCCCGCCGGATCTCGGACCTGACCGAGCACCTCAAGACGCACAAGCACGACCACCACTCCCGTCGTGGTCTGCTGATCCTGGTCGGCCAGCGTCGCCGCCTGCTGCAGTACCTCGCCAAGAAGGACATCCAGCGCTTCCGTGCGCTGGTCGACCGCCTCGGCATCCGCCGCGGTGCGGCGGGCGCCAAGTAGGACGCCGTGAGGGGAGCGGTTCCCGACAGATCGGGACCGCTCCCTTTGCTGTACACCTCGATGCGCACCACTGCGGTACGCATCGGCACGCACCACCGACAGGGCCCGTCGTACGCCCGACCGTGGAGCGGAACGTGCGGAGTGTCACCGACGCTTTGTAGTGTGGTAGCACAACGCCATACGTACGACACAGCGTGATGACGTGTACTCACTGCGGGTAGACGTCACCACGCACACGAACGAGGAGAAGCGCGCCCAGCCGCCGCCGGTCCTCGGTAGTGGCCCCCGGGCGAGAGAACCCCGGGTGCTTCGATCGAAGACCGGCCCGCACCGAGCGCTTCTCCGCCACCGTCCCCCTGCCACACGGGCAGCGAGGGACGAAAGACGACAAGTAACGGAGAAAATGCTAGTGGAGAACGAGACCCACTACGCCGAGGCCGTCATCGACAACGGCACCTTCGGCACCCGCACCATCCGCTTCGAGACGGGCCGCCTGGCCAAGCAGGCCGCCGGCTCCGCCGTGGCGTACCTGGACGACGACACCATGGTGCTGTCGGCCACCACCGCCTCCAAGAACCCCAAGGACCAGCTCGACTTCTTCCCCCTCACGGTGGACGTCGAGGAGCGGATGTACGCCGCCGGCAAGATCCCCGGCAGCTTCTTCCGCCGTGAGGGCCGTCCCTCCGAGGACGCCATCCTCACCTGCCGCCTGATCGACCGCCCGCTGCGCCCGTCCTTCCGCAAGGGCCTGCGCAACGAGATCCAGGTCGTCGCCACCATCATGGCGCTCAACCCCGACCACCTGTACGACGTCGTGGCGATCAACGCCGCCTCCGCGTCCACCCAGCTGGCCGGCCTGCCCTTCTCCGGCCCGATCGGCGGCGTCCGCGTCGCGCTGATCAACGGCCAGTGGGTCGCGTTCCCGACGCACACCGAGCTCGAGGACGCCGTCTTCGACATGGTGGTCGCCGGCCGCGTCCTGGAGGACGGCGACGTCGCCATCATGATGGTCGAGGCCGAGGCCACCGAGAAGACCATCCAGCTCGTCGCGGGCGGCGCCGAGGCGCCGACCGAGGAGGTCGTCGCCGCCGGTCTGGACGCCGCGAAGCCCTTCATCAAGGTGCTCTGCAAGGCCCAGGCCGACCTCGCCGCCAAGGCCGCGAAGCCGACCGGCGACTTCCCGGTCTTCCTCGACTACCAGGACGACATCCTGGAGGCGCTGTCCGCCGCCGTCCGCCCGGAGCTCGCCTCCGCGCTGACCATCGCCGGCAAGCAGGACCGCGAGGCCGAGCTCGACCGCGTCAAGGCGCTCGCCGCCGAGAAGCTCCTCCCGGAGTTCGAGGGCCGCGAGAAGGAGATCTCCGCCGCGTACCGCTCGCTCACCAAGCAGCTGGTCCGCGAGCGCGTGATCAAGGAGAAGACCCGCATCGACGGCCGCGGCGTCACGGACATCCGTACGCTCGCCGCCGAGGTCGAGGCCATCCCGCGCGTGCACGGCTCGGCGCTGTTCGAGCGTGGCGAGACCCAGATCCTGGGCGTCACCACCCTCAACATGCTCCGCATGGAGCAGCAGCTGGACACCCTCTCCCCGGTGACCCGCAAGCGCTACATGCACAACTACAACTTCCCGCCGTACTCCGTCGGTGAGACCGGCCGCGTGGGCTCCCCCAAGCGCCGCGAGATCGGCCACGGCGCCCTCGCCGAGCGCGCCATCGTGCCGGTCCTGCCGACGCGCGAGGAGTTCCCCTACGCGATCCGTCAGGTGTCCGAGGCCCTCGGCTCCAACGGCTCGACGTCCATGGGCTCGGTCTGCGCCTCCACCATGTCGCTGCTGAACGCCGGTGTGCCCCTGAAGGCCCCCGTCGCCGGCATCGCCATGGGCCTGATCTCCCAGGAGATCAACGGCGAGACGCACTACGTCGCCCTCACCGACATCCTCGGTGCGGAGGACGCCTTCGGCGACATGGACTTCAAGGTCGCCGGCACCAAGGAGTTCGTCACCGCCCTCCAGCTCGACACCAAGCTGGACGGCATCCCGGCCTCCGTCCTGGCCGCGGCCCTCAAGCAGGCCCGCGACGCCCGCCTCCACATCC contains these protein-coding regions:
- the rpsO gene encoding 30S ribosomal protein S15, translating into MPLDAATKKQLISEFGQKEGDTGSPEVQVAMLSRRISDLTEHLKTHKHDHHSRRGLLILVGQRRRLLQYLAKKDIQRFRALVDRLGIRRGAAGAK
- a CDS encoding polyribonucleotide nucleotidyltransferase; amino-acid sequence: MENETHYAEAVIDNGTFGTRTIRFETGRLAKQAAGSAVAYLDDDTMVLSATTASKNPKDQLDFFPLTVDVEERMYAAGKIPGSFFRREGRPSEDAILTCRLIDRPLRPSFRKGLRNEIQVVATIMALNPDHLYDVVAINAASASTQLAGLPFSGPIGGVRVALINGQWVAFPTHTELEDAVFDMVVAGRVLEDGDVAIMMVEAEATEKTIQLVAGGAEAPTEEVVAAGLDAAKPFIKVLCKAQADLAAKAAKPTGDFPVFLDYQDDILEALSAAVRPELASALTIAGKQDREAELDRVKALAAEKLLPEFEGREKEISAAYRSLTKQLVRERVIKEKTRIDGRGVTDIRTLAAEVEAIPRVHGSALFERGETQILGVTTLNMLRMEQQLDTLSPVTRKRYMHNYNFPPYSVGETGRVGSPKRREIGHGALAERAIVPVLPTREEFPYAIRQVSEALGSNGSTSMGSVCASTMSLLNAGVPLKAPVAGIAMGLISQEINGETHYVALTDILGAEDAFGDMDFKVAGTKEFVTALQLDTKLDGIPASVLAAALKQARDARLHILDVMMEAIDTPDEMSPNAPRIITVKIPVDKIGEVIGPKGKMINQIQEDTGAEITIEDDGTIYIGAQVGSQAEAARATINGIANPTMPEVGERYLGTVVKTTTFGAFVSLLPGKDGLLHISQIRKLAGGKRVENVEDVLGVGSKVQVEIAEIDSRGKLSLIPVIEGEEAAEDAKDDSDK